A window of the Dermatophagoides farinae isolate YC_2012a chromosome 2, ASM2471394v1, whole genome shotgun sequence genome harbors these coding sequences:
- the LOC124490726 gene encoding endoplasmic reticulum lectin 1 isoform X1 — protein sequence MFLFIIWFIFCNGIISCNEEFHSSESQIPIASDFDSNSNNQHEPQSLFSFDDATLYKINWLDSTDSQNSNETLMAEELILTNENQHKYRCIIPNVYAENKRNVNATKNDDLNPYQLLKPLFTKKICSYRPENYWKYEICHGKYIRQFHEDPGIKGSIQEYYLGTFDMDDFAKYEKIYEQMDDSLKLPMINIEDMQLPYIEVNMTGGTLCDLSNKKRFTRVLYVCNEIGKHELYSIKETTTCEYEVIVLSSLLCLSPKFKLKKSIENNINCHVMDKNTNKVPKGFELGDIELEMKTQKSKVKQNIGDSFLESKTILINTFDNGKEVRINFIAETDDYDGSLLNSHSHIIAKFLRGEYCLTGGSGWWKYEFCYGKSVNQFHEEKGEKRMIINLGKWNLDSHIEWIQKDLSRKPKPGKTPKQVWHYYSSGDFCELTQRPRTVEVKLKCRYDPSNPDSVAIYLMEPRTCEYILGVESPIICDLISNVDEYGIFQFSNEE from the exons atgttcCTATTCATAATTTGGTTTATATTTTGCAATGGTATTATCAGCTGCaatgaagaatttcattcatccgaATCACAAATTCCTATTGCTagtgattttgattcaaactCGAATAATCAGCATGAACCACAATCTTTGTTCTCGTTTGATGATGCTACTTTATACAAAATAAATTGGCTAGATTCTACTGATTCACAGAATAGTAATGAAACT TTGATGGCTGAAGAACTCATCTTGACCAATGAGAACCAACATAAATATCGATGTATTATTCCGAATGTCTATGCAGAG AATAAGCGAAATGTTAATGCAACCAAGAATGATGATCTCAATCCGTATC AACTATTGAAACCTTTATTTACAAAGAAAATATGTTCTTATCGCCCTGAAAACTATTGGAAGTACGAAATTTGCCATGGAAAATATATACGTCAATTTCACGAAGATCCTGGAATAAAA GGCTCAATTCAGGAATATTATCTAGGCACATTTGATATGGATGATTTTGccaaatatgaaaaaatatacGAACAAATGGACGACTCATTAAAATTACCGATGATTAATATAGAAGATATGCAACTTCCTTACATTGAAGTGAATATGACCGGTGGCACATTGTGTGatttatcaaataaaaaacgttTTACCAGGGTTCTGTATGTTTGTAATGAGATTGGAAAACATGAGTTGTATTCGAtaaaagaaacaacaaccTGTGAATATGAAGTTATAGTATTATCCTCTTTACTATGTCTTTCTCCCAAATTCAAG cTGAAAAAATCCATAGAAAACAATATCAATTGTCATGTTATGGACAAAAATACGAACAAAGTTCCAAAAGGATTTGAGCTTGGCGATATTGaattagaaatgaaaactCAGAAGTCTAAAgttaaacaaaacattgGTGATTCGTTTTTGGAAAGCAAAACAATATTGATTAATACATTCGATAATGGCAAAGAAGTGCGTATTAACTTTATCGCCGAAACAGATGATTATGACGGctcattattgaattcacATTCGCATATAATTGCCAAATTTCTACGAGGAGAATATTGTTTAACCGGA GGATCTGGTTGGTGgaaatatgaattttgttaTGGAAAATCAGTTAATCAATTTCATGAAGAAAAAGGAGAAAAAcgaatgataattaatttgGGCAAATGGAATCTTGACAGCCACATTGAATGGATTCAGAAGGACTTATCGAGAAAACCAAAGCCAGGCAAGACACCAAAGCAAGTTTGGCATTACTATTCTTCGGGTGATTTTTGTGAATTGACACAGCGGCCTAGGACTGTGGAAGTCAAACTCAa ATGCCGTTATGATCCATCAAATCCAGATTCCGTTGCCATTTATTTGATGGAACCACGAACATGTGAATATATTCTTGGG GTTGAATCTCCTATTATCTGTGATTTGATTAGTAATGTTGACGAATATGGCATCTTCCAATTTAGCAATgaagaataa
- the LOC124490726 gene encoding endoplasmic reticulum lectin 1 isoform X2, translating to MRTNINIDVLFRMSMQRISEMLMQPRMMISIRINLLKPLFTKKICSYRPENYWKYEICHGKYIRQFHEDPGIKGSIQEYYLGTFDMDDFAKYEKIYEQMDDSLKLPMINIEDMQLPYIEVNMTGGTLCDLSNKKRFTRVLYVCNEIGKHELYSIKETTTCEYEVIVLSSLLCLSPKFKLKKSIENNINCHVMDKNTNKVPKGFELGDIELEMKTQKSKVKQNIGDSFLESKTILINTFDNGKEVRINFIAETDDYDGSLLNSHSHIIAKFLRGEYCLTGGSGWWKYEFCYGKSVNQFHEEKGEKRMIINLGKWNLDSHIEWIQKDLSRKPKPGKTPKQVWHYYSSGDFCELTQRPRTVEVKLKCRYDPSNPDSVAIYLMEPRTCEYILGVESPIICDLISNVDEYGIFQFSNEE from the exons ATGAGAACCAACATAAATATCGATGTATTATTCCGAATGTCTATGCAGAG AATAAGCGAAATGTTAATGCAACCAAGAATGATGATCTCAATCCGTATCAACT TATTGAAACCTTTATTTACAAAGAAAATATGTTCTTATCGCCCTGAAAACTATTGGAAGTACGAAATTTGCCATGGAAAATATATACGTCAATTTCACGAAGATCCTGGAATAAAA GGCTCAATTCAGGAATATTATCTAGGCACATTTGATATGGATGATTTTGccaaatatgaaaaaatatacGAACAAATGGACGACTCATTAAAATTACCGATGATTAATATAGAAGATATGCAACTTCCTTACATTGAAGTGAATATGACCGGTGGCACATTGTGTGatttatcaaataaaaaacgttTTACCAGGGTTCTGTATGTTTGTAATGAGATTGGAAAACATGAGTTGTATTCGAtaaaagaaacaacaaccTGTGAATATGAAGTTATAGTATTATCCTCTTTACTATGTCTTTCTCCCAAATTCAAG cTGAAAAAATCCATAGAAAACAATATCAATTGTCATGTTATGGACAAAAATACGAACAAAGTTCCAAAAGGATTTGAGCTTGGCGATATTGaattagaaatgaaaactCAGAAGTCTAAAgttaaacaaaacattgGTGATTCGTTTTTGGAAAGCAAAACAATATTGATTAATACATTCGATAATGGCAAAGAAGTGCGTATTAACTTTATCGCCGAAACAGATGATTATGACGGctcattattgaattcacATTCGCATATAATTGCCAAATTTCTACGAGGAGAATATTGTTTAACCGGA GGATCTGGTTGGTGgaaatatgaattttgttaTGGAAAATCAGTTAATCAATTTCATGAAGAAAAAGGAGAAAAAcgaatgataattaatttgGGCAAATGGAATCTTGACAGCCACATTGAATGGATTCAGAAGGACTTATCGAGAAAACCAAAGCCAGGCAAGACACCAAAGCAAGTTTGGCATTACTATTCTTCGGGTGATTTTTGTGAATTGACACAGCGGCCTAGGACTGTGGAAGTCAAACTCAa ATGCCGTTATGATCCATCAAATCCAGATTCCGTTGCCATTTATTTGATGGAACCACGAACATGTGAATATATTCTTGGG GTTGAATCTCCTATTATCTGTGATTTGATTAGTAATGTTGACGAATATGGCATCTTCCAATTTAGCAATgaagaataa